Proteins encoded together in one Lathyrus oleraceus cultivar Zhongwan6 chromosome 5, CAAS_Psat_ZW6_1.0, whole genome shotgun sequence window:
- the LOC127083591 gene encoding uncharacterized protein At5g50100, chloroplastic produces MGPISKFALVKEQKSKAEKPTGYHDYGRPQNCHVLRTVAVKNETRTYIRVSFLYAKTFHLLQQQLHKEMAFRIAATSASRFVKPYTPPSPLFSAPFHNLTLKFHLTHLPIRKPGSQCYIRAISETSVESSISKKEEEEQQLPKDWKIKMLYDGDCPLCMREVNMLRERNKSYGTINFVDISSDDYSPQENLGLDYQTAMGRIHAILSDGTVVTDVEAFRRLYEQVGLGWVYAITKYEPIGKIADSVYGFWAKYRLQVTGRQPIEEILEARKKKGEVCKDNNACKM; encoded by the exons atggGTCCAATTTCCAAATTCGCCCTTGTGAAAGAACAGAAATCTAAAGCTGAAAAACCAACTGGGTATCATGATTATGGGAGACCCCAAAATTGCCACGTATTGCGAACAGTTGCGGTTAAGAATGAAACGCGAACATACATACGAGTCTCGTTTCTTTACGCAAAAACCTTCCATCTTCTCCAACAACAACTCCACAAAGAAATGGCTTTCAGAATCGCTGCAACTTCCGCATCCCGTTTCGTAAAACCCTACACCCCACCATCGCCACTCTTTTCAGCTCCATTCCACAACCTCACTCTCAAGTTCCATCTGACACACCTTCCTATTCGTAAACCTG GGTCTCAATGTTACATTCGAGCTATTAGTGAAACAAGTGTAGAATCCTCAATTTCTAAGAAAGAAGAGGAGGAACAACAGTTGCCTAAAGATTGGAAGATTAAAATGCTATATGATGGAGATTGTCCACTATGCATGCGAGAG GTGAATATGCTACGAGAGAGGAATAAGAGTTACGGCACCATCAACTTTGTTGATATAAGCTCAGATGATTACTCTCCTCAGGAGAATCTCGGCCTCGACTATCAAACG GCTATGGGAAGAATTCATGCTATTCTATCCGATGGAACTGTTGTCACCGATGTTGAA GCCTTTAGAAGATTGTATGAACAAGTTGGTCTTGGTTGGGTTTACGCCATTACAAAATATGAACCA ATTGGGAAAATTGCTGATTCTGTTTATGGTTTTTGGGCTAAGTACCGTCTTCAAGTTACAG GACGGCAGCCTATTGAAGAAATATTAGAAGCTCGAAAGAAGAAG GGTGAAGTGTGCAAAGACAACAATGCTTGCAAGATGTAA